In the Telopea speciosissima isolate NSW1024214 ecotype Mountain lineage chromosome 2, Tspe_v1, whole genome shotgun sequence genome, one interval contains:
- the LOC122652018 gene encoding uncharacterized protein LOC122652018: protein MFGQDSDEIFGKNRPEDVCWLYSLSDSELDLLISLKMLAIHRAKIIGHEDLADKFDLKMLRALGYILMEYLNGCCKNSSATSSLTKSSALLDGSKLLMNLKDSFAFVKSEDIRASIDTNSRKRTIERPQDEKVLGRTKKQKTERS from the exons ATGTTTGGACAGGATAGTGAtgaaatttttgggaaaaacagGCCTGAAGATGTGTGCTGGCTTTATTCCCTATCCGATTCCGAGCTT GACTTGCTGATTAGCTTAAAAATGTTGGCCATTCATCGTGCAAAAATTATTGGGCATGAGGATCTAGCCGATAAATTTGATCTCAAAATGCTTCGGGCTCTTG GTTATATCTTGATGGAATATCTAAATGGATGTTGTAAGAATTCATCAGCTACTTCGTCCCTGACCAAGTCCTCAGCATTATTAGATGGCTCCAAATTATTAATGAATCTTAAGGACAGCTTTGCTTTTGTGAAAAGTGAAGACATAAGGGCATCAATTGATACAAACTCAAGAAAAAGAACAATAGAAAG ACCTCAAGACGAAAAAGTTCTTGGTCGTACGAAGAAACAGAAAACTGAGAGATCATAA